One genomic region from Croceicoccus sp. YJ47 encodes:
- a CDS encoding EthD domain-containing protein, with protein MSVRIMVIARKKAGLSDEEFRAYYSNRHLPYMHDLMDHGAAVHRRHFIVHPDGEERADYDVISEAIHEDMDTLAATVAELSDPRKRRLREEDESHFLDPASISIFAVETEETVFRPLEAGL; from the coding sequence GTGAGTGTCAGGATCATGGTGATCGCCCGCAAGAAGGCTGGACTGAGCGATGAAGAATTTCGCGCCTATTATTCGAACCGGCACCTGCCCTACATGCACGATCTGATGGATCATGGGGCCGCCGTCCATCGGCGCCATTTCATCGTTCACCCCGATGGTGAAGAGCGCGCCGATTACGATGTGATAAGCGAAGCGATCCACGAAGACATGGACACGCTTGCGGCAACGGTGGCTGAGCTTTCGGATCCCCGCAAACGGCGCTTGCGCGAGGAGGACGAGAGCCACTTCCTCGACCCTGCATCGATCAGCATCTTCGCGGTGGAAACCGAGGAAACCGTCTTCCGTCCGCTGGAGGCAGGCCTGTGA
- a CDS encoding CaiB/BaiF CoA-transferase family protein, producing MSGASGPLTGVKVLEIAGVGPGPFCAMMLSDMGADVIRIERAGAPPPLIPIDPVKNLLHRGRRIVTLNLKDSENVKTLLALVEMADVLLEGYRPGVMERLGLGPDVCLERNPALVYARMTGWGQTGPLSAYAGHDINYFAVSGSLWMCGRADERPLPNLNMVADMGGGGMMMAYGIACGLLEARASGMGQVIDSSMTEGTALLGIMMHGYRAMDRWVDERGANLLDGGAHFYEVYETSDNGFMAVGAIEPQFYADLLRGLGLNAADLPKQNDRTQWPAMRERFAEIFKSRTRAEWESIFADLDACATPVLTPDEAIAHPHSMARGSFGKIAGVPQPMPAPRFSRTPGAVQAPPTDVETDVAQILRDWQEGPIAGTSQ from the coding sequence GTGAGCGGCGCGTCGGGCCCGCTGACGGGGGTGAAGGTGCTGGAGATCGCGGGCGTCGGGCCGGGCCCCTTTTGCGCGATGATGCTTTCGGACATGGGCGCCGACGTCATCAGGATCGAGCGCGCGGGCGCCCCGCCGCCACTGATCCCGATCGACCCGGTGAAGAACCTGCTCCACCGCGGGCGACGCATCGTGACGCTGAACCTGAAAGATTCCGAAAACGTCAAAACCCTGCTCGCACTGGTGGAGATGGCCGACGTTCTTCTCGAAGGCTACCGGCCGGGCGTCATGGAACGGCTGGGACTCGGCCCGGACGTCTGCCTCGAACGCAACCCTGCGCTGGTCTATGCGCGCATGACCGGCTGGGGGCAGACCGGCCCGCTCTCCGCCTATGCAGGGCACGATATCAATTACTTCGCCGTATCGGGCAGTTTGTGGATGTGCGGCCGCGCGGATGAGCGCCCGCTGCCCAACCTCAACATGGTCGCCGACATGGGCGGAGGGGGCATGATGATGGCCTACGGCATTGCCTGCGGCCTGCTGGAGGCGCGCGCGTCGGGCATGGGCCAGGTAATCGACAGTTCGATGACCGAAGGAACGGCGTTGCTGGGGATCATGATGCACGGCTATCGCGCGATGGACCGTTGGGTGGACGAGCGTGGGGCCAATCTGCTCGACGGCGGAGCGCATTTTTACGAAGTTTATGAAACGTCGGATAACGGCTTCATGGCAGTGGGCGCGATCGAACCGCAGTTCTACGCCGACTTGCTTCGCGGCCTCGGGCTGAATGCGGCGGACCTGCCAAAGCAGAACGACCGCACCCAATGGCCCGCCATGCGCGAACGTTTCGCCGAAATCTTCAAGAGCAGGACACGGGCCGAGTGGGAGAGTATCTTTGCCGATCTGGATGCCTGCGCGACGCCGGTGCTCACGCCGGACGAGGCGATTGCCCATCCGCATTCCATGGCGCGCGGCAGTTTCGGGAAAATAGCGGGCGTTCCGCAGCCGATGCCGGCCCCCCGCTTTAGCCGCACTCCGGGGGCGGTTCAGGCACCCCCGACCGACGTCGAAACCGATGTCGCGCAGATTTTGCGAGATTGGCAAGAAGGACCGATCGCGGGAACCTCTCAATAG